A genomic window from Rhizobium sp. EC-SD404 includes:
- a CDS encoding TRAP transporter substrate-binding protein, translating into MDRRSFITKAGFAGVGVAASSVLAAPAIAQENQTWRMVTTWPKNFPGLGVGAQRLADRITAASGGRLTIQLYSAGELVPPLQALDAVIDGSAEMSHGAAYYWQNKSQALNFFTGVPFGMTSRELTGWVRYLGGQEIWDEIYDQYGVQGFLSGDTGTQAGGWFRNELTGVADVQGLRFRTPGLGGQVWERLGASVTNMAAGEIFQALQSGTLDAAEFVGPYNDLALGFYQIAKNYYFPSFIEPGLATELVVDKAKYTALSADLQAIIRDCCQAEYDAVAADFAANDPRALQTLVNDHGVQIRQFPDEILEAGAQAATEILTGLRDSSDELTKKTAESFISALNIVRQKTQGTDSLFIQAREKYFQI; encoded by the coding sequence ATGGATCGCCGTTCATTCATCACGAAAGCTGGATTTGCCGGCGTCGGCGTCGCTGCAAGCTCGGTTCTTGCAGCGCCGGCTATCGCGCAGGAAAATCAGACCTGGCGCATGGTCACGACGTGGCCGAAGAACTTTCCCGGTCTCGGCGTTGGTGCCCAGCGCCTGGCCGACCGCATCACTGCCGCCTCGGGCGGCCGTCTGACCATCCAGCTCTATTCCGCCGGCGAACTTGTACCGCCGCTGCAGGCGCTCGACGCTGTCATCGACGGTTCGGCCGAGATGAGCCACGGCGCCGCCTATTATTGGCAGAACAAGAGCCAGGCTCTGAACTTCTTTACCGGCGTGCCTTTCGGCATGACCTCGCGTGAACTGACCGGCTGGGTTCGCTATCTCGGCGGTCAGGAAATCTGGGACGAAATCTACGACCAGTACGGCGTTCAGGGCTTCCTGTCGGGCGATACTGGTACACAGGCAGGCGGCTGGTTCCGCAACGAGCTGACGGGCGTCGCCGACGTGCAGGGCCTTCGTTTCCGCACGCCGGGCCTCGGTGGCCAGGTCTGGGAACGTCTCGGCGCTTCCGTCACCAATATGGCAGCGGGCGAGATTTTCCAGGCGCTGCAGTCTGGCACGCTCGACGCGGCCGAATTCGTCGGTCCCTACAACGACCTCGCGCTCGGCTTCTACCAGATCGCCAAGAACTACTACTTCCCGAGCTTCATCGAGCCGGGCCTGGCAACCGAGCTCGTCGTCGACAAGGCAAAGTACACCGCACTGTCGGCAGACCTGCAGGCGATCATCCGTGATTGCTGCCAGGCCGAGTACGATGCGGTTGCGGCCGACTTCGCCGCCAACGACCCGCGCGCCCTTCAGACGCTGGTCAACGACCACGGCGTCCAGATCCGTCAGTTCCCGGATGAAATCCTGGAAGCCGGCGCACAGGCGGCGACCGAGATCCTTACGGGTCTGCGCGATTCGAGCGACGAATTGACGAAGAAGACTGCCGAAAGCTTCATCTCGGCGCTGAACATCGTTCGCCAGAAGACGCAGGGCACCGACTCGCTCTTCATTCAGGCACGCGAGAAGTACTTCCAGATCTGA